In one window of Trichoderma breve strain T069 chromosome 7 map unlocalized scaffold00008, whole genome shotgun sequence DNA:
- a CDS encoding mitochondrial import receptor subunit tom22 domain-containing protein gives MVTLTEVEDEHFQHASAADLEEDDFTDTESEISNESDFDPSEETLAERLYALRDIIPPTTRGWVSSRVNAVTSAAWSVLSFGGKGAWVITTSALFLGVPFALSFAEDQQLTAMEQEYNMRQTGSELLTAGSEGSTADQVGAALGPETKAAL, from the exons ATGGTTACTCTTACCGAGGTTGAGGACGAGCACTTCCAGCACGCTTCGGCTGCTGACTTGGAGGAGGACGACTTTACGGATACCG AATCCGAAATCTCCAACGAGTCCGACTTCGACCCCTCAGAAGAAACCCTCGCCGAGCGGCTATACGCTCTCCGCGACATCATCCCCCCCACCACCCGAGGCTGGGTGTCGAGCCGCGTCAACGCCGTCACCAGCGCCGCCTGGAGCGTCCTGTCCTTTGGCGGCAAGGGCGCCTGGgtcatcaccacctccgCGCTCTTCCTCGGCGTGCCGTTTGCACTGTCGTTTGCCGAGGACCAGCAGCTGACTGCCATGGAGCAGGAGTATAACATGCGCCAGACGGGCAGCGAGCTGTTGACGGCGGGGTCTGAGGGGAGCACAGCGGACCAGGTCGGAGCTGCCCTGGGCCCTGAGACCAAGGCCGCCTTGTGA
- a CDS encoding adenosine/AMP deaminase domain-containing protein, whose translation MDFIALPKIELHAHLTGSISRQTLHEIWLKKNAAGETDLEDPLLVIPEGKHDYNLETFFPLFSKYIYALLTDEPSLRHATTSVLQSFLLDGVVYLELRTTPRSTPFLSTTQYISILLNTISSFETSHPSLHTRLILSIDRRHDFATASSILDLALSLPGSIVGLDLCGDPAARPKGEIALFTPLFEKAREAGLGITVHFAEAESSASPEELKTLLSWRPHRLGHVICEDEATKREIALRKDELCLELCLSCNVHAGMVKSGFEGHHFGEWRAVEGVKVSLGTDDVGIFGSPLSNEYRLVAQHFHLDKSQICALAREPIDHIFGGELEKERLRQIMWP comes from the exons ATGGACTTTATAGCGCTGCCCAAAATCGAG CTTCACGCTCATCTCACAGGCAGCATCTCCCGCCAAACACTGCACGAGATATGGCTCAAGAAGAATGCCGCGGGAGAAACAGACCTAGAAGATCCGCTGCTCGTAATACCAGAGGGCAAACATGATTACAATCTCGAAAC cttcttccccctcttcaGCAAATACATCTACGCCCTCCTCACAGATGAACCCTCCCTCCGCCACGCCACCACATCCGTCCTCCAATCcttcctcctcgacggcGTTGTCTACCTTGAACTCCGCACAACCCCCCGCTCTACCCCGTTCCTCTCCACCACGCAATACATTTCCATCCTCCTCAACACAATCTCCTCTTTTGAAACTTCTCACCCGTCTCTGCATACgcgcctcatcctctccatcgaCAGACGGCACGACTTCGCCACCGCGTCGTCTATCCTCGATCTTGCTCTTTCTTTGCCCGGCAGCATCGTGGGACTCGATCTCTGCGGTGACCCAGCTGCTCGTCCCAAAGGTGAAATTGCGCTCTTCACGCCGTTGTTTGAAAAGGCAAGGGAGGCTGGGTTGGGTATTACGGTGCATTTCGCAGAGGCGGAGAGTAGTGCTTCGCCAGAGGAGTTGAAGACTTTGTTGAGTTGGAGACCGCATCGTTTGGGCCACGTTATTTGCGAAGACGAAGCTACGAAGCGTGAGATTGCGTTACGAAAGGATGAGTTGTGTCTGGAGTTGTGTTTGAGCTGTAACGTGCACGCGGGCATGGTGAAGAGTGGTTTCGAGGGCCATCATTTCGGCGAGTGGAGGGCCGTTGAGGGCGTCAAGGTGTCTTTGGGA ACCGACGACGTAGGCATCTTCGGCAGCCCCCTATCCAACGAATACCGCCTCGTCGCCCAACACTTCCACCTCGACAAGTCCCAAATCTGCGCCCTTGCTAGAGAACCCATCGACCACATCTTTGGGGGCGAGCTCGAAAAGGAGAGACTACGCCAAATCATGTGGCCTTGA
- a CDS encoding dynamin family domain-containing protein: protein MSQEYYNDKGKAPASRDSDDADLDSAGPAGGRPNYMTVGNGTTSEHAARLQSMLDIDSGYGGSIMGDEPGMWDMQPHGHQRQSGAIHQLWYNSQRATLGRSINKVLDLLHGLREMNAVWPAHYPSVQRAEKMESDVPRPGILHSSTMEDITARSSQAPPPMLRRAMTSLEDASAESSQAAETRPAAEPRLVSPQIAQEFSVLKLDLKLGALHQAELVHSLEKGSIASLLDGKISSSIKHLVNLRERIEDKSSKVLITGDLNAGKSTFCNALLRRKVLPEDQQPCTAIFCEVLDARENAGIEEVHAVHKEMIYNRNDESTYDAYSLQELENIVIDNEKYVQCKVYVKDVRTIDESLLNNGVVDIALIDAPGLNSDTTKTTAIFARQEEIDVVVFVVSAANHFTQSAKEFIWAAAAEKAYIFIVVNGYDFIRDKERCQKMILDQVAGLSPRTHKEASELVHFVSSNVIPMAPSPPGGPSGGGSGSGSGGGDDPGDDKGKDSDKVRDFEKLEQSLRRFVLEKRARSKLAPARTYLLNILNDVGTLATVNHEVAQSEFDRVTQELKELEPQILASKKARSEVDEQVVHNIEETCKDIYDHTRGHLNAAITYAGSTKYDIPYPGLFGAFGYADDLKDAILSHIADAVNGCEDYARAQTVKGVNAIKQLGLLHVGDEFQNLHFRPDVMFRRKKDALARQVDVPTEFADFVDFSTLMHSQEKFAGTGMALTIAGAVVPRMLGMNSWVDHAMMATRIIGNDNLRKLILPGIVVAAIAASAYVLQQIPNSLPHRLARKIEAQLAEIDYVHTNASRISGSVRTVLRMPADNLRVGLDHSVKDLNKKRDETVKVKGESERASKFFRKLVGESQVQKNMVEGVDLDTPPQNLH from the exons ATGAGCCAAGAATACTACAacgacaagggcaaggcgcCCGCCAGCCGGGACTCGGACGATGCCGACCTCGATTCCGCAGGCCCAGCCGGAGGGCGGCCCAACTACATGACGGTCGGCAACGGCACCACGTCCGAGCACGCCGCTCGTCTGCAGAGCATGCTGGACATTGATTCGGGATACGGTGgcagcatcatgggcgaCGAGCCGGGCATGTGGGACATGCAGCCCCATGGCCACCAGCGACAATCCGGAGCTATCCACCAGCTATGGTACAATTCCCAGAGAGCTACGCTGGGCCGGTCAATCAACAAGGTGCTGGATCTGCTGCATGGTCTTCGCGAGATGAATGCCGTGTGGCCTGCGCACTACCCGTCGGTTCAGCGAgccgagaagatggagtCTGATGTGCCTCGGCCCGGCATCCTGCACTCGTCGACCATGGAGGACATTACGGCCAGGTCCAGCCAGGCACCGCCACCCATGCTTAGGAGAGCCATGACCAGTCTTGAGGATGCATCGGCCGAGTCCAGCCAGGCGGCCGAGACTCGTCCTGCAGCAGAGCCGCGGCTCGTTTCGCCACAGATTGCACAAGAGTTTTCAGTGTTGAAATTGGATCTCAAACTTGGAGCTCTACACCAGGCCGAGCTGGTACACTCTCTGGAGAAGGGCTCCATTGCGTCGCTCCTGGATGGAAAAATCAGctccagcatcaagcatctCGTGAATCTCCGCGAACGTATCGAGGACAAGTCAAGCAAAGTACTCATCACAGGTGATTTAAACGCAGGCAAGTCGACGTTCTGCAATGCCCTTTTGCGACGCAAAGTGTTGCCCGAGGACCAACAGCCTTGCACCGCTATCTTTTGCGAGGTGCTGGACGCTCGAGAAAACGCAGGAATCGAAGAGGTCCACGCAGTCCACAAGGAGATGATTTATAACCGAAACGACGAGTCGACCTATGATGCATACTCTCTTCAGGAACTGGAAAATATTGTGATTGACAATGAAAAATACGTCCAGTGCAAGGTCTACGTCAAGGACGTTAGGACAATTGATGAATCCCTACTCAACAACGGCGTCGTTGACATTGCTCTCATCGACGCTCCAGGTTTGAACTCTGACACGACCAAGACGACGGCCATTTTTGCTCGGCAGGAGGAAATTGACGTTGTTGTGTTTGTCGTCTCCGCAGCAAACCACTTTACGCAGTCTGCCAAGGAATTCATCTGGGCTGCCGCTGCGGAAAAGGCTTACATTTTTATTGTCGTGAATGGCTACGACTTTATTCGAGACAAGGAGCGATGCCAGAAGATGATCCTTGATCAAGTTGCAGGGCTGAGCCCACGTACACACAAGGAAGCTTCAGAGCTCGTCCACTTTGTCTCTAGCAATGTCATCCCAATGGCGCCTTCACCCCCCGGCGGACCCAGCGGAGGCGGCAGTggaagcggcagcggcggtggcgatgatCCCGGCgatgacaagggcaaggactCGGACAAGGTTCGAGACTTTGAGAAGCTCGAACAGTCTCTTCGCAGGTTCGTTTTGGAAAAGCGAGCCAGATCGAAGCTTGCTCCCGCAAGGACGTATCTGCTCAACATCCTCAACGATGTTGGGACGTTGGCCACGGTCAACCACGAGGTGGCTCAGTCCGAGTTTGACCGAGTCACCcaagagctcaaggagcttgagcCCCAGATTCTGGCTAGCAAAAAGGCCCGATCGGAGGTTGACGAACAGGTTGTCCACAACATTGAGGAGACGTGCAAGGACATTTACGATCACACGCGAGGGCATCTCAACGCCGCCATCACATACGCCGGAAGCACCAAATACGATATCCCATACCCTGGCCTCTTTGGTGCCTTTGGATACGCCGACGACCTCAAGGACGCCATTCTCTCCCACATTGCCGATGCCGTCAACGGTTGCGAGGACTACGCGCGAGCCCAGACAGTTAAGGGtgtcaacgccatcaagcagctgggCTTGCTCCACGTGGGCGACGAGTTCCAGAACCTTCACTTCCGGCCAGACGTCATGTTCCGCCGGAAGAAGGATGCCCTCGCGCGCCAGGTGGATGTGCCCACCGAGTTTGCCGACTTTGTGGACTTTTCAACCTTGATGCATAGCCAGGAGAAGTTTGCCGGCACCGGTATGGCCCTGACTATTGCTGGCGCTGTTGTGCCTCGCATGCTGGGAATGAATTCCTGGGTGGACCACGCCATGATGGCGACGCGCATCATTGGTAATGATAACCTTCGCAAGCTCATCTTGCCTGGCATTGTCGTTGCCG CCATTGCCGCGTCGGCATATGTACTCCAACAGATTCCCAACTCTCTCCCCCACCGGCTGGCCAGGAAGATTGAGGCACAGCTCGCCGAGATCGACTATGTTCACACCAACGCCTCCCGAATCTCGGGATCTGTACGCACCGTCCTGCGCATGCCCGCCGACAACCTGCGCGTCGGCCTCGACCACAGCGTCAAGGACCTCAACAAAAAGCGCGACGAGAcggtcaaggtcaagggcgAGAGCGAGCGAGCCTCCAAGTTCTTCCGGAAGCTGGTTGGCGAAAGCCAGGTCCAGAAGAACATGGTTGAGGGCGTGGACCTCGATACGCCGCCGCAGAACTTGCACTAA
- a CDS encoding snf7 domain-containing protein: MNILEWAFGKRMTPAERLRKNQRMLDKAIRELDQTRVKLEKQEKTLIQQIKQSAKNGQMGACKIQAKDLVRTRRYIEKFYGMRSQLQKISLRLQTYRTNEQMMQAMKGATMALGSMNRSMNLPQLQRIAMEFERENDIMEQRQEMMDDAVDDAMDVGIEEEGDEVVEQVLEEIGIDLNQALGETPTALGNSAVSEGKIAQAVGAGGGSGDPVDDDLQARLDSLRK, encoded by the exons atgaAT ATCCTAGAATGGGCCTTTGGCAAGCGCATGACGCCGGCCGAGCGTCTACGCAAGAACCAGCGCATGCTCGACAAGGCGATTCGCGAACTCGACCAGACCCGCGTCAAGCTGGAGAAACAGGAGAAGACGCTGATACAGCAGATCAAGCAGAGCGCCAAGAATGGGCAGATGGGGGCGTGCAAGATCCAAGCCAAGGACCTGGTGCGCACACGGCGGTACATTGAAAAGTTTTACGGCATGCGTAGCCAGCTGCAAAAGATTTCCCTGCGGCTCCAG ACCTATCGAACAAACGAGCAGATGATGCAGGCCATGAAAGGTGCCACGATGGCATTGGGCAGCATGAACAGGTCCATGAACCTCCCCCAGCTCCAACGCATCGCCATGGAATTCGAACGCGAAAACGACATTATGGAACAGAGGcaagagatgatggatgacgCCGTTGATGACGCCATGGACGTTGGAATCGAGGAAGAAGGCGACGAGGTTGTTGAGCAAGtcttggaggagattggcATCGACCTGAACCAAGCT CTTGGGGAGACCCCAACCGCCCTGGGCAACTCTGCCGTCTCGGAGGGCAAGATTGCGCAAGCCGTTGGCGCCGGAGGCGGTAGCGGTGACCCGGTCGATGATGACCTTCAGGCCCGACTCGACAGCCTTCGAAAGTaa
- a CDS encoding protein phosphatase 2C domain-containing protein, with protein sequence MFGGASNNSSGAKSESDSKSDGKSPSPEASPTAASALPIKNADQAASGEKRSGNGSPPTRQDTGEKKRRSSGVSSKASSLLASARNSLNFSQVGRSGSDAGAQTPLQKLGKQDPALAVPQGQHNNSAGDSVPGPKSTFRVGVWEDRNKKCRRTMEDTHAFLYNFLDTPAPAVDASAGKDKSSKDDKEAAQKEVSESDNGYFAIFDGHAGTFAADWCGKKLHIILEDMIRKHPNMPIPELLDMTFTSVDAQLEKLPLKNSGCTAAIAVLRWEDRVPSDRSVTGSLAIAPAAANVAAGKVLAKSQESEKEKDGPSEQSPAVPSESITAKLRGMASRQRVLYTANVGDARIILCRNGKALRLSYDHKGSDENEGKRIANAGGLILNNRVNGVLAVTRALGDTYMKDLVTGHPYTTETVIQHDLDEFIIIACDGLWDVCSDQEAVDLVREVHDPGEGSKLLVDHALNRFSTDNLSCMIVRFDKEALAQSQATPTRSDTEAESNNGTAAKVSEVDKIISDTKQKIAEGKTPAVGVSASNSGRGYDAVPAQEEGFVPTSLSDALVEEPIAIEEDDSPELAATENPAEAAAAATSAAQESTSAAQESKPESKEPTDA encoded by the exons ATGTTTGGCGGAGCCTCCAACAACTCGTCGGGGGCCAAGTCTGAAAGCGATTCCAAGAGCGACGGCAAGTCGCCTTCTCCCGAGGCCAGCCCGACCGCGGCCTCTGCGCTCCCCATCAAGAACGCGGACCAGGCGGCCAGCGGCGAGAAGCGcagcggcaatggcagccCCCCAACTCGACAGGATAccggcgagaagaagcgcaggAGTAGTGGCGTcagcagcaaggccagcagcCTGCTAGCTTCGGCCAGGAACTCGCTCAACTTCTCCCAGGTTGGCCGCTCGGGATCCGACGCAGGCGCTCAGACGCCGCTCCAGAAGCTCGGGAAGCAGGACCCAGCTCTCGCCGTGCCCCAGGGCCAGCACAACAACTCGGCCGGTGACTCGGTCCCCGGACCAAAGTCCACCTTCCGCGTCGGCGTTTGGGAAGATAGGAACAAGAAATGCCGCCGTACGATGGAGGACACGCATGCCTTTCTGTACAACTTCCTGGACACGCCGGCTCCTGCGGTTGATGCATCTGCCGGAAAGGACAAGTCAAGTAAGGACGACAAAGAGGCTGCTCAGAAAGAGGTCTCAGAGTCGGACAATGGCTactttgccatctttgacggCCATGCCGGCACATTCGCTGCGGATTGGTGCGGCAAGAAGCTTCACATTATTCTAGAAGACATGATACGAAAACATCCTAACATGCCGATTCCCGAGCTCCTGGACATGACATTTACATCCGTCGACGCccagctcgagaagctcccTCTCAAGAACAGCGGCTGCACagctgccattgccgttCTTCGCTGGGAGGACCGCGTGCCCAGTGATCGATCCGTCACTGGCTCTCTGGCCATTGCCCCAGCCGCCGCAAACGTTGCTGCCGGCAAGGTATTGGCCAAGTCGCAAGAAtcagaaaaggaaaaagatgGGCCGTCAGAACAGTCGCCGGCCGTTCCTAGCGAGTCTATAACCGCCAAGCTCAGGGGAATGGCCAGTCGACAGCGTGTCTTGTACACGGCCAACGTGGGAGATGCACGCATCATCCTGTGTCGAAACGGCAAGGCCCTGCGTTTATCCTACGATCACAAGGGCAGTGACGAAAACGAAGGAAAGCGAATTGCTAATGCCGGTGgtctcatcctcaacaaccGCGTCAACGGAGTCTTGGCTGTCACCAGAGCGCTTGGAGATACCTATATGAAGGATCTCGTGACTGGCCACCCATACACCACGGAAACGGTCATACAGCATGACCTTGACGAGTTTATCATTATTGCTTGTGATGGG CTATGGGACGTATGTAGTGATCAAGAGGCTGTTGACCTCGTGCGAGAAGTTCACGATCCGGGTGAAGGCTCGAAACTACTAGTCGACCACGCTCTCAACCGATTCAGTACGGACAACTTGTCGTGTATGATTGTGCGATTCGACAAGGAGGCTCTTGCACAGAGCCAAGCCACCCCAACTCGCTCGGATACCGAAGCCGAATCGAACAACGGAACTGCGGCAAAGGTCAGCGAGGTGGACAAGATTATCTCGGACACCAAGCAGAAAATCGCCGAGGGCAAAACTCCAGCCGTGGGCGTGTCAGCTAGCAATAGCGGACGTGGATATGACGCTGTTCCCGCGCAGGAGGAGGGATTCGTTCCCACCAGCTTGAGTGATGCATTGGTTGAAGAGCCTATTGCTATTGAGGAGGATGATAGCCCCGAGTTGGCTGCGACCGAAAACCcggctgaggctgctgctgctgctacttCTGCTGCACAAGAGTCCACTTCAGCTGCACAAGAGTCAAAACCCGAATCAAAGGAGCCTACAGACGCCTAG